One region of Eretmochelys imbricata isolate rEreImb1 chromosome 2, rEreImb1.hap1, whole genome shotgun sequence genomic DNA includes:
- the ZHX2 gene encoding zinc fingers and homeoboxes protein 2, producing the protein MASKRKSTTPCMLRTPELMEQAVPEDGEALKERGAGTPQQDSKDGWAADTESSVKECEMVDGKAPVENQSKKPQGGYECKYCPYSTQNLNEFTEHVDTQHPNVILNPLYVCAECNFTTKKYDSLSDHNTKYHPGENNFKLKLIKRNNQTVLEQSIETTNNVVTVTNSGLENAECDEAVHGEINVSKTPIMKQGKPKVETKRGPKKTEEGGMENHVEGTLPRVITETTESIACINGADLLHDVLAHVMPSVQLPPNINLVPKVPVPLNSTKYNCALDTNATMINSFNKFPYPTQAELSWLTAASKHPEEQIRIWFATQRLKHGISWSPEEVEEARKKMFNGTIQSVPQTITVLPAHLTAAKMPQPIIQTALPCQILGQTGLVLTQVSNGSTVSCSPITLAVAANHGQKRTIQTLSGAPEVKRPHVVHVPEVSPKLNAAPLTPTNDRKKTKEQIAELKASFIMSQFPDDAEIYRLIEVTGLSRSEIKKWFSDHRYRSQRGIVHITSESIAKDQLAIAAARHGRTYHTYADFTPQRFKEKTQEQLRILEESFLRSSFPTQGELDRLRVETKLSRREVDSWFSERRKLRDSMEQAVLDSMGSNKKNKDQGLHNGTISQSELLNSSQLPSSLSGSESSIAFNKKTQEQIHLLKSTFARTQWPSPQEYDQLAAQTGLTRTEIVRWFKENRSSLRTGTLKWIDRYQQQYIVDGHNEQNQKKGSKQNESPKNSNQVSRQHYQEHKKLNEENVGKLVMRSTRDYDPPKDSLLGNQTEDRLECNSQDGHGSEENEDTGDVNWVEVTVGDDDAVSDCTDSWSQTAPEGQAELADFDSESVSGDNSHI; encoded by the coding sequence ATGGCTAGCAAAAGAAAGTCAACAACTCCATGTATGCTGCGAACACCTGAACTAATGGAGCAGGCTGTTCCTGAGGACGGAGAAGCCTTGAAAGAAAGGGGTGCTGGCACTCCCCAGCAAGATTCTAAAGATGGCTGGGCTGCTGATACAGAAAGCTCTGTAAAAGAATGTGAAATGGTGGATGGGAAAGCCCCAGTTGAGAATCAATCCAAGAAACCCCAAGGTGGTTATGAATGTAAATACTGTCCTTATTCAACGCAAAACCTAAATGAATTTACGGAGCATGTTGACACACAGCACCCAAACGTAATCCTCAACCCTCTCTACGTGTGTGCTGAATGTAACTTTACAACCAAAAAATATGATTCCTTATCTGATCACAACACAAAATATCACCCAGGAGAGAAtaattttaaactgaaattaatcAAACGCAATAATCAGACTGTGTTAGAGCAATCCATTGAGACAACGAATAATGTTGTCACTGTCACAAACAGTGGATTAGAAAATGCAGAGTGTGATGAAGCCGTTCATGGTGAGATCAATGTAAGTAAAACCCCAATCATGAAACAGGGAAAGCCTAAAGTGGAAACCAAGAGGGGTCCCAAAAAGACAGAAGAGGGAGGTATGGAAAACCATGTGGAGGGGACACTCCCCCGTGTCATTACAGAAACCACTGAATCTATTGCTTGTATCAATGGAGCTGACCTTCTTCATGATGTATTGGCTCATGTTATGCCCTCTGTACAGCTGCCACCAAATATCAACCTTGTCCCCAAGGTCCCGGTCCCTCTGAACAGTACCAAATACAATTGTGCACTGGACACTAATGCAACCATGATCAACTCCTTTAATAAATTTCCTTACCCAACCCAAGCAGAGCTGTCATGGTTGACAGCAGCATCAAAACATCCAGAGGAGCAAATCCGAATCTGGTTTGCTACCCAGCGTTTGAAGCATGGAATAAGTTGGTCTCCAGAAGAGGTAGAAGAGGCAAGAAAGAAGATGTTTAATGGAACCATCCAGTCAGTACCCCAAACCATCACTGTCCTGCCAGCTCATCTGACAGCTGCAAAAATGCCACAGCCAATTATCCAAACAGCTTTGCCTTGCCAGATACTCGGCCAGACTGGCCTGGTTTTGACTCAAGTGTCAAATGGATCAACAGTTTCTTGCTCACCGATTACACTTGCTGTAGCTGCTAATCACGGACAGAAACGGACAATACAGACCTTATCGGGTGCCCCAGAAGTCAAGCGTCCACATGTAGTTCATGTGCCTGAGGTCTCACCCAAGCTGAATGCTGCACCATTAACGCCAACAAATGACCGAAAAAAGACCAAGGAACAGATAGCAGAACTAAAGGCTAGTTTTATCATGAGCCAATTTCCTGACGATGCAGAAATCTACAGGCTAATAGAAGTAACCGGTCTCTCCAGAAGCGAGATCAAGAAGTGGTTCAGTGATCACAGATACAGAAGTCAAAGGGGCATTGTTCACATCACTAGTGAATCTATAGCAAAAGATCAGTTAGCCATTGCAGCTGCGCGGCACGGGCGTACATACCACACATACGCAGATTTCACACCCCAGAGGTTCAAAGAGAAAACACAAGAGCAGCTTAGGATTCTTGAAGAAAGTTTTCTTAGAAGCTCTTTTCCAACCCAAGGAGAATTGGACAGGCTTAGGGTAGAAACCAAGCTGAGTAGAAGAGAGGTTGATTCCTGGTTCTCTGAGAGGAGAAAGCTAAGGGATAGCATGGAACAAGCTGTCTTGGACTCTATGGGATCCAACAAAAAAAATAAGGATCAGGGACTCCATAATGGTACAATAAGCCAGTCTGAGCTGCTGAACAGCTCCCAGCTACCCAGTTCTTTGTCCGGATCCGAATCCTCCATAGcatttaacaaaaaaacccaagagcaGATTCACCTGCTGAAGAGCACATTTGCAAGAACCCAGTGGCCATCACCCCAGGAGTATGACCAGTTAGCAGCTCAAACTGGGCTCACTAGAACTGAAATAGTCCGCTGGTTTAAGGAGAATAGATCCTCCCTAAGAACTGGGACATTAAAATGGATTGACCGATACCAACAGCAGTATATTGTTGATGGTCATAATGAGCAAAACCAGAAAAAGggatcaaaacaaaatgaaagtccAAAGAACAGCAACCAGGTGTCTCGGCAGCACTACCAGGAGCATAAAAAGCTGAACGAAGAGAATGTGGGCAAACTAGTCATGAGGTCAACCAGAGACTATGATCCACCAAAAGACTCTTTGTTAGGGAATCAAACTGAGGACAGATTGGAATGCAACAGCCAAGACGGCCATGGTAGTGAGGAAAATGAGGACACTGGCGATGTGAACTGGGTGGAGGTGACAGTAGGGGATGATGATGCTGTCTCGGACTGTACAGACAGCTGGAGTCAAACTGCACCTGAAGGCCAAGCTGAGTTAGCAGATTTTGATTCGGAAAGTGTATCTGGAGACAATTCCCATATTTAG